The DNA sequence CGTGCAGACCGATTGTGTCCTCGTTGATGAGGCAGATGATCTCCGCCGAGGCCGGGGCCGCGGGGAGCGCGAACGCCGCCGTCGCCAGCGCGAGCGCCGCGATGCGCGCGAGACGCTTCGTCATGGGTGTCACCTCCTTCCCTGGAGTCCGAGGGGTAGGTCAGGGGGTGAGCGCCGCCTCCCTGGTGCGGAGGCCGGCGCCGCCGATCTCGGGGAACAGCCCGCTCGCGACGAACGCCGCCGCGACGTCCGCGTCGTCGAACGCGCCGTGCTCGTGCAGCACGCGCAGCGTCGGCTCGGCGGCGGCGGCGTACGCGCCGTTGGCGCCGGCCCGCGCGGTGGCGGCCTCCGCGGCCGCGACCGGGTCGGGGAACGCCTCGGGGTGCGCCGCCGCGGCCGCGACGAGGTCGTCGGTGTCGGGCGCGAGGAACGCGTGCACGAGGCCGGGGACGAGCACGCCCGCCGCGCGGCGTACGCCGGGGTCGAGCGAGGGCCAGTAGCGCGCGAAGACGTCGCGGAACAGCACCGCGTGGCGGCGCTCGTCCTCGGCGTGGTCGGCGACGAGGCGGCGTACGCCGTCCTGCACGCGGTCGTCGTACGGCACCCGCGTCAGCGTCGCGCTGATGAGCGTCTCGGAGACGAACGCCGCGAGCAGGCGTACGGCGTCGCGGATCTCCGCGGGCGCGGCCGCGACGGTCTCCGCGACGAGCCGCACGAACGGCGGGACCGTCTCGGGGGCGGCGATGCCGGTGGCGCGCTCGACGGCGTCGGCCATCGCTGCGCACATCTCCGCGTGGCCCGCCTCGTCGGTGTAGAGCCGCAGCGCGTCGCGGCGCAGCTCCTTCGGGAACGCCGCGTGCTCGCGGATGACGAGGACGGCGTCGTTGACGGGCCCGATCTCCAGCGCCTCGGTCATCGCGAGGTGCCACTGGAGGTGCCGCGCGCAGACGTCCTGGACGGCGTTCGGGCTGAGCGCCGCCGACTCAGGGACGGCGAGCAGCGGCACGACGTCCGGGCTGAAGAACGCGCGGCCGCCGTCGAACGCCGTCGACTGGTGGTCCTTCGAGCGCACCCAGGCGCGCGTGTCCCACAGCCGGAACGCCGAGCGGTACGGCACCTCGTCGCTGTCCATCGTTGCCCTTCCGTGTCGTTCGAGGAGTTCGAGGCCCGGGCGCGCGCCCCTGCCGCTGGCCGTGCCACCGCCGGGAGCGGGGGCGCGACGCGCCGGACTTCGCAGGTATCGGTACGGGTGCTCTCGCCTGCCGAAACCGGTCGAGCGCCGGGTGCCGAAGCCCGGTGCCGCCGCGGCGGGAGCGGTGGAGCCGTTCTAGCTCTCGGTGCTCTGGAGGACGTCGTCCAGGCAGACGAGGGGGAATGTGCCGTAGTACACGCAGTCGGGCGCGTCGGGGCTCTCCACCTTGATCTGCTCCAGCAGGCACTGGACAGGGGTTGTGACCATGTTGATGCAGCCCGCGGCGTGAGCCGGGGCGGCGGGCAGGACGAACGACGCGGCAGCGGCCGCGGCGAACGCCATGCCGGCGAGACGCTTCGTCAAGAAGAACACCTCCTTCTGTCGCCGATGTGGAGCCAGGCGTCCCGGGCGACACGGGGCGCCGCCGCGCGGGTAGGGATGGGCACGCGCGAGGCCGGTTCGGGGGCGGCACGAGGCCGCGAGGGAGTGCGTGCGCGCCGTACGCGCACGGGGAGGGACGCGCCGTCCGAACGGTGCGCGCACGTCGTTGCCGAGACGAGTGCGCGAGGGCCGCGGCGCGAGGGGCTAGCGAGCCGGTGTCGGTCCGCGCCGGGGCGAGAGGTCTGGGACGCGAGTGCGAGGCACGAGGGGGTGCACCTCCGTAGGGGGCGGGGCCGGCTCCTGGGTGGCCGGCTCCTGTGGGGGCATCACGAACGGCGGACGGCGAGGGAGCCGTACACCGGACCTGACGACGCTCTTCTACGCATGCCCCCCGCGCTCCTCCCTCAACCGCGCGGGAATCGGTCGTGCGGCGAGGCCCGGCGCGCGCCCCTGCCGTGGCCGTGCCACCGCCTGGGAGGGAGCGCGTACGCCGGACGTCGCTGGTGCTTCGTTGCCGGGGTGCTCACGCCTGCCGAACCCGGACGGAGCCGGCTGCCGAAGGCCGGTCCGCGGGAGGACGCGAGCGGGAGGTGCCGCTAGGAGGCGGCGGGCAGGCAGATCTCGACGAATGTGTTGACCCGGTGGCACTGCTGTACCGCGGGCGTCACGGTCGACAGGATCTGGTCGATGCAGTCCTGGATTGTCACGCTGCAGGACGCGTTCGCCGGGCTGGCCGGGAGCGCGAACGACGCCGCGGCAGCCGCGACGAGGACAACGCGGACGATGCTCTTCTTCATCAGGGGATCACCTCCGCCTGTCGCCGATGTGGGCCAGGCGCCCCGGGCGACACGGGGCGCCGCCGCGCGGGTAGGGAGGGGCACGCGCGAGGCTGGTCTGAAGGCGGCGTTCATCGCCGCGGGAGGGGCAGCGCCGTCCGAACGGTCGCGCACGTCGTTGCCGAGACGAGTGCGCGGGACCCGGCGCGCGGGGTCAGCGGGGCAGTGTCGGTCCGCGCCGCGACGAGGGTGGGAGGGGGCGTGCGGGGTGTGGCTGGGGCACGACGGTCGACCTCCGGGAGGGGGAGAGGTGCGTACGGGCACCCTTCTACGCACCCGCCGCCGCTCCTCCCCCTCCCGCCCCGCGAATCAGCCGGCGGCGCGGTCGGCCACCCGGCGACGACGCGACGTACGCAGCGCCCACTCGTTCCGCGGGCGAAGGCGGGCCGGCCGGGCGCGCAGACCTCACGGATTCTCGCGGCGCGCCAGAGCCAGCAGCTGCTGGTGGCTGGCCTGGGCGAGTTCCCCCAGCAGGGTGATGTCCCGCTGGTGTGTCGCCTGTTCAACCTGGTTCAGGCCGTACGACGTGTTCAGCGCGAGCCTCATGGCGCCCGTGAACGCGTTCTCCGACGCCTGGTTGAGGAACACCGTTCCCTTGAAGCTCATTCGTGTGAGCGCATGGCGAACCTCGGACATCAACGCCTCGAACTCCGCCAGGGTGTTCCTCTCCGCGTCGTCCGGGCGGTACCTCATCGGATAGGTGGGGAGGTTGGCCTGCTTGACGTGTTCGTACTCATGCCAGAGGACCTGAGCTATCGGCCACGGATCGTCGGCGTTCAACGCGTTCTCGACGAGTGCCGTCGCGACCGTGACGAACGCCTTGGTACCGGTCGACGTGTGCACCCCGCCGCGAGTGGCGCCGAGCTTGTCCGACTTGAAGGCCTCGTAACCAAGGCGCGTTGCTCGTTCCGACCAGCGGTCCTGATCCAGGAGGTCGTACTCGGCAGCCGAGCCGATGCCGTGGTCGGCCCGCACGATCTCGAGCACTCCCTGGACATCGCCCGCACCGAACAGCCCCAACCGCTTGCCTGCCTTGACGACATCCCGAAGCTGAGCGGCCGTAGCCTCTACACGCTGCACCGGAAGAAGACCACGCTGCCACCGGAGCGGGGGTGGGGCAGGAACGCGACCACTCTCGACCAGGGTCCCCACCGCTCGGTTTCCGGCGTCCCGCTGCAACGCGAGCACTCCCGGCAGAAGAGCCGGAGTCTCCCGCCTCCCATCTGCGACAGGACGTCTTCGCGCCGTCATCGGCGGTGCCGTGGACCGCGGCGTGACCGCGTCCCCGAACTCGTGCACCACGTTGGCGTCCACCCCTCGTGCCGAAGCCGCCGTCACGGTAGCGGTGGCACGCCGCACAGGAGAGGCCCTCCCGGGCAGCGGTCAGGGTCAGCTCTCCTGCCCGAAGGGGCCGGCCGCCCTGCGCAAAGGGACAGGAGCCCCGGTGGTGTCCACCGCGCCACGCTCAGGGCGTGGACGGTGCCCCCGGCGGGAGTCGAACCCGCACCGGAGCCGATTTTAAGTCGGCCGCCTCTGCCAGTTGGGCCACGGGGGCGCCGCCCAGTGTCTCAGCCGGGGAACCGCCCGCGCGGGTCGTGCAGCGCGCCGAGCGACACGATGTCGCGGCGGAAGAACAGTGCCAGCGTCCAGTCGGCGACCACGCGCACCTTGCGGTTGAGCGTCGGCACGCGGCTCACGTGGTACGTCCTGTGCATGAACCACGCGGGCCACCCGCGCAGCCGCACGCCGTAGACCTGCGCCACGCCCTTGTGCAGCCCGAGGCTCGCGACGGATCCCGCGTTCTTGTGGCGGTACGGCTCCGGCGCTCCGCCCCTCAGCACCGTCACCAGGTTGTCGGCGAGGCGGCTCGCCTGGCGTACGGCGTGCTGCGCCGTCGGCCCGCAGAGCTCGCCGGGCCGCGTCAGGTCGGGCACCGCCGCGCAGTCGCCCGCCGTCCATGCGCCGTCCACGCCTTCGACGCGGAGGTCCGCTCGCGCGCGGAGCCTGCCGCGGTCGTCGAGGGGCAGGCCGGCGTACGACGCCAGCGCCGGATGCGCCTTGACGCCCGCCGTCCAGACCAGCGTGTCAGCGGGGAACGACGTGCCGTCGGACAGCACGCAGACGCCGTCCACGGCCGACTCCAGCCGCGTCTCCAGGCGTACGTCCATCCCGCGCTTGCGCAGCCGCTCCAGCGCGTAGTCGGCCATGGCCGGGCCGATCTCGCCGAGGATGCGCGGCGCCGCCTCGACGAGCACCCAGCGCGTCTCTGCCCAGTCGATCTCCGGGTAGTAGCGGCGGACGGCCTCGCGTGCCATGTCCTCCAGCTCCGCGAACGCCTCCACGCCCGCGTAGCCCGCGCCGACGAACACGAACGTCAGCGCCCGTTGACGCCGCTCGGGGTCTTGCGTCGAGGCCGCGACGTCGAGGCACTCGAGGACGGAGTTGCGCAGGTAGATGGCCTCGCCGACGGTCTTGAAGCCGACGGCGTTCTCGGCGAGGCCAGGGATCGGCAGCGTCCGCGCGACCGACCCTGGGGCGACGACCACGACGTCGTACGGCAGGTCGTACGCGCTGCCGCGCAGCGGCTCCACGCGCGCGGTCCTCGTGGCGTGGTCGAGCGCGACGACCTCGCCCGTGACGACCCTGGTCCCGCGCAGGACCCGGCGCAGCGGCACGACGACGTGCCGCGGCTCGATGCTCCCCGCCGCCGCCTCGGGCAGGAACGGCTGGTACGTCATCGTCGGCTCGGGGCTGACCAGCGTCACCTCGGCCTCGCCGCGGCGCAGGCGCCGTTGCAGCCGCAGCGCCGTGTAGAGGCCGACGTAGCCCCCGCCGATCACGAGGACGCGCGCCGTCACCGCAGCCCCGCGAGCTTCGTCGCGCGGGCGAAGACGTCGTCGAGCATCGGCTCGGTCAGCCTTCCGGTGAACGTGTTCTGCTGGCTCGGGTGGTAGCAGCCCAGCACGCTGACCTGGCCTGCCTCGACCTCGGCTCCGTGGCCGAACCGCGCGACCCTGGTCGGCACGCGGTAGCCGGCGTTGCGCAGCGCCGGGAACGCCGCCGCCCACGCGAACCCGCCGAGCACGACCGCGACGCGCAGCGACGGCGCGAGCAGCTCGAGGTCGCGTTCGAGCCAGGGGCGGCAGGCGTCGCGTTCCTCGGTGGTGGGCTTGTTGGCCGGCGGCGCGCAGTGCACCGCCGCGACGATCCGCGTGTCGATCAGCTCCTGGCCGTCACCGGCGTACGTGCTCGTCGGCCGCGCGGCGAGACCCGCGCGGTGGAGGGCGGCGTACAGCCAGTCGCCGGAACGGTCGCCGGTGAAGATGCGTCCCGTCCTGTTGCCGCCGTGCGCGGCCGGCGCGAGCCCGATGACGACGATCCGCGCGCGGGCGGGCCCCCACGAAGGGACGGGCCTGCCCCAGTACGTCTCCCCCGCGAACGACGCGCGCCGCTCGTCCGCCACGCGCTCCCGCCACTCGACCAGCCGCGGGCAGGCCCGGCAGACCGACACACGCGAGTCGAGGTGCCCTGGGCTCATCGCGGAGGCGGCGAGGCGGACGACGTCGGGGGGCTCGTACGCCACCGGCGTCAGCCGCGAGGCGACCTCGGCCGGGTGCTCGGCGCCCGGGACGACGTACGCCACTAGGTCGTGTCTCTCGGTTCGCGGCCGTCGCGAGCGGCAGTCCAGGTTGCCGCCCGCAAGGCGGACGAGGAGCCGACAGCAGCGCTGTCGGCGACGAGGACGACGCAGCGAGCGGCGATCTGGGCGCCGCGCAGGAGGCCGTTCGATCCGGGAGCCACGGCCTACGTCACGTCGCGCCGGGTGAACGACAGGTAGAACGCGCCGACGAGGAGCGTCACGTAGAGCGCGAGCGTCAGCGCCGCGCGGCCGCTGGTGAGGACGTACTGCGCCTGCTCGCCGCTGAAGTCGACGAGCTGCTTCGCCCGCGCGGGCGCCACGCTCATCTCCTTGTTGAGCAGGGCGACGGTGTTCTCCGTGAGGAGGTAGCGCTGCCAGCCGGGGCGGAGGCCGCGGACGGCGTTCTCGACGGCGACGACGTAGACGAACGCCGCGACGAGCGCCGCGACGGTGTTGCGCGCGAGCCCCGCGATGGCGTACCCGACGAGTGCCATCACCGCCCCGAACACCAGGCCGCGTCCGGCCGTCAGCAGGTTGGACAGGTGCAGCCCGCCGGTCACGCCGTCGGTCGTGCCGCGGGTCGCGCCGATGACGTACAGCCCGGTGTAGACGACGAGGTGGAACACCACGGAGAACGCCGCCACGACGCCGAGGAGCGCGACCGCCTTGGCGGCCATGACGCGGCCGCGGCGCGGCTCCCAGAACAGCAGCGCCTGCATCGTGCCGATGTGCCAGTCGGCGCCGACGTAGCTCGCCCCCAGCACCAGCGCGAGCAGCCCGACGCTCACCGCCACCGTCTTCACGCCGCCGGGCAGCGCGGTGCGCGCGTGCAGCCGCGGGTCGTCGAAGTACGTGCCCACCATGAGCGCGCAGTCCTCGTCCTGGGGGATCTCGCCGCGCTGCTTCGCCTCCTCGCAGTAGATCCGGTCCTGCTCCTGCTGCTGCGCGGCGATCTGCTGGACACGGGGGTCGACGTGACGGGTCGACGTGAGGAAGATCCGGCCGAGCGTGAGGATCGTGATGGCGAACACGGCGATGGCGACGTAGCGCGCCAGCCTGCGCGAGGTCAGCCGGCGCACCTCGGAGCGCAGCAGGCCGGTCATGCGTTCCCCTCGGTCAGGTCGAGGAACACGCTCTCGAGGTTCGCCGCCAGCGGGGTCAGCTCGGCGACGTACTGCTTCTTCTTCGCCAGCGCCTCGCTGACCCTGGCCGGGTCCGTCACGCCGGTCACGAGCAGGTGGTCCTCGGCGCGCGTGACGGTCATGCCGGCCGTCTCCAGCGTCGTCGCGGCGAGCGCGAGGTCGGCGATGCGGACGCGTACCTCACCCGTCGCCTTCGTCGCGAGCACGTCCTTGACCGTGCCCGACGCGATGCGCCTGCCGCGGACGAGGATGTCGACGGTGTCGCAGACCTGCTCGACCTCGCCGAGCAGGTGCGACGAGAGGAACACCGTCACGCCGTTCGACCCGAGGTGGCGGATGAGCTCGCGTACCTCGCGGATGCCGGCCGGGTCGAGGCCGTTGCTCGGCTCGTCGAGGATGAGCAGCCGCGGCCGCTTCATGAGCGCCGCGGCGATGCCGAGCCGCTGCTTCATGCCGAGGGAGTACGCCTTCACGCGGTCGTCGGCGCGCTCGGTGAGGCCGACCGTCGCGAGGCCCTCCTCGACGCGTTCCCTCGGGAGGCCAGCGACGTCGGCGAGCAGCTCGAGGTTGAGCCGGCCCGAGAACTGCGGGAAGAACAGCGGCGTCTCGACCAGCGCGCCGACCTGGCCGATGACCTCGGGCAGCGCCTCGGGCACCGGCCTGCCGAGCAGCCGGATGTCGCCGGCGTCGGGCTCGACGAGCCCGAGCAGCATGCGGATCGTCGTCGTCTTGCCGGAGCCGTTCGGCCCGAGGAAGCCGTGCACGCCGCCCTCGGCGACCGACAGGTCGAGCGCGTCGACTGCCTTGTGCGGCGGCTTCCGGAACCGCGTGAACGACTTCCGCGCGCCTGCGACCTCGATGACCGGCATCAGAGCCGGTCTTGGAACAGCGCCAGCGTGCGGCCCCACGCCTGCGCGGCGGCCACGGCGTCGTACACCTCGGGCCTCGAGTCGTTGAAGAACGCGTGCTCGGTGCCGGGGTAGCCGAACACGTCCACCGTGCCGCCCGCCGCCTCGATCGCGGCGCGCGCCTGCTGGATGCCCTCGGCCTCGGGCCCGCCGTCACCCTCGGCGGCGTGGATCTGCGCGGCCTTGCCGTCGTAGGACGGCCAGTCGGGGCTCATGTGCTGCCACGGGATCGCCGGGTAGAAGCCCACCGCCGCGACGATCTCCGGCGCCAGCGTCGCCGACCAGAGCGCCAGGCTGCCGCCCATGCAGAAGCCGACGGCGCCGATCTTGTCGCCGGTGGTCTCGGGGCGTGCGACGAGGTAGCGCGCCGCGCCCGCGATGTCCTTGGCGGCGCGGTCCATCGCCAGGCCCATCAGCAGCTTGCCCGCCTCGTCCGGCTCCGTCGTCGTGATGCCGTGGTAGAGGTCCGGTGCCAGCGCCACGTAACCCTCGCCGGCGAACGCGTCAGCCAGGCTGCGGATGTGCGGCACCAGGCCCCACCACTCCTGGATCACGATCACGCCGGGCCCCGAGCCCGTCTCCGGCACGGCGAGGTAGCCCTCGGCGGAGTCCCCGTTGCTCGCGAACGTCACCTGCTCACCCATGCTCGCGACCCTAGCGTGTGCACACCTGCGCAACCGGGTTGCGGCCCGTGCGGCGAAAAAGCGCACCCCGAAGCCGTACGGCGCCGCGACCGGCTACGGCGAACGCCGTACGTCGAGGTCCACCGGCCCCGCCACGCCGTCCACGCGAGCCCACGCCGAGGCCTGCCAGACGCGCCACTCCCCGCCCGGCCTGCGGAGCACGCGCGGGACCCACTGCTCGCGCCCGCCGAGGTCGCGGAAGTACCGCTCCGCGAAGTCGTCGCCGACGTAGAGCAGCACCCGCTGGCCGCGTGCCTGCTCCACCACCTCGGCGAACGCCGTCACCTCGGCCCGTACGTCCTGCGCCGGCGGCCGCGCGGCGCAGTTGCCGGCCAGCTCCAGGTCGAGCGCGGGCGGCAGCGCGGGACCGTCGGGCACCGTCGCGAGGAAGTGCTGAGCCTGCCGGACTCCGGGCGTGCAGAGCGTGAAGAAGTGGTACGCGCCGCGCTCGACGCCCGCGCTGCCCGCGCCGGACCAGTTGTCGGAGAACCTCGTGTCGACGTGGTCGCCGCCCTCCGTCGCCTTGACGTACGCGAACGCGATCCCGTCGCCCTTCACCCGCGCCCAGTCGATCGGGCCCTGGTGGTGCGAGACGTCGAGCCCGTACGTCTCCCCCGCCCGCAACGACGGCCGGTACGACGGCAGCCAGACGTAGCGCCCGATCGCGGCGCCCGCGCCGAGCGCCACGACGACGCCTGCCGCCACGACCCAGCGCCGCCTCATGGCGACAGCATCACACGCGAATCCCCGTGCCCCGACGACGGCGCCCGGCCACAATCCGTCCATGTCCGCGACGGTGCCGTACGACGCGTTCGCCGCCCTCCTGTCGGACCCGGCGGACGGCGACCTGCCCGACGGCGCGGTGCCCGGCTCCACCGGCACCGACTGGCTCGTCGTGCTCGGCCGTGCCCGCGAGCGGGGCTGGCGGATGACGGTGCTCGGCACCGAGCCGCGCCCGGTGCCGGACGACCTCGGCTCGATCGTCGCGGACCCCGACGACAGCCACACGGTGGCGGTCTGGCCGGCCGAGGGCGTGCAGGTCAACGTGTTCGTGGCGGCCGGCGAGGTGGACTTCGACGTCGACCGCCGCGAGATCACCGGCCAAGAGCCGCTCGACGCGCTGTGCGACTTCCTCCGGACGGCCGGGACGGCGCTCGGCAAGGACGTGACGCTCGCGTACGAAGGCAGTGACGCGGTCTTCCTGACCTACGACGTGGCGGCGGACGCTTTCAGCCTGGCGGAGCCGCCACGCTGAGCGCGATGCCGTCGAGGATGTCGCGCTCGCTCGCCACGACCTCCGGCAGCGACCACCGCCGCATCACCTCGCGCAGCACCAGCGCACCCGCGCCGATGACGTCCACCCGCCCTGGGTGCATGACCGGCAGCGCGGCGCGCTCCGTACGCGGCATCGCCAGCAAGCGCGCCGTCACGTCCTCCACCCGCTCCGCGGAGACACGCGCGAGGTGGATGGCCGCGGGGTCGTACGCCGTCAGCCCCAGCGCGAGCGCCGTCACGGTCGTCACCGACCCAGCCAGCCCGACGAACGTCGCCGCCCGCCCGACCTCCACGTCCACGCCGTCGAGCGCGAGCGCGACGTCCGCCACGGCCGCGTCGAGCTCGGCATCGGGCGGAGGGTCCGTACGCAGCCGCCGCTCGGTCAGCCGTACGCAGCCCACGTCCACGCTCGCCGCCTGCTCGACCCCCGTCGTCCCGAGGACGAACTCCGTCGACCCGCCGCCGATGTCGCAGACGGCGTACGGCGCGGGCAGGTCCAGCTCCGCCGTCGCGCCGAGGAACGACAGCCGCGCCTCCTCCTCCCCCGCCACCACCTCGGGCGACACGCCGAGGATCGCGGCGCACCCCTCCACGAACTCCAACGCGTTCGCCGCGTCGCGGGTCGCCGACGTCGCGACCATCCGTACGCGCTCCGCCCCGGCCATGAGCGGGACGTACGAGCGGAGCGCCGCGAAGGTGCGTTCCAGCGCGTCGGGCGCCAGCATGCCGGTGCGGTCCACGCCCTGCCCGAGCCGCACGATGCGCATCTCCCGGTGCACGTCCACGAGCCGTCCTTCGACGACGTCCGCGACGAGCAGGCGGATCGAGTTGGTGCCGCAGTCGACGGCCGCGACGCGCGTCACGGGGTCACGCAGGGGCCCCGGGATCCCCAGTCCCCCAGCGCATCCAGGGCCTCGCGGCCGAACGGGTTGGCGCCCGGCACGGCCAGCTCGTGCGCGACGAGGACGTGCAGGCACTTCACCCGCGTCGGCATCCCGCCGGCTCCCGGCGCGCCGGGCAGCACACCCAGAGCGTCACGTCGGGCGAGGTAGTCGTCGTGCGCCGCCGAGTAGGCCTCGGCGCGCTCGGGGTCGGAACCCAGCCGCTCGGTCATCGACGCCATGAGACCCGACGACTCCAGCGTCCCGATCGCCGACGCGGCGCGCGGGCAGGTCAGGTAGTACAGCGTCGGGAACGGCGTCCCGTCCTCCAGCAGCGGCGCCGTCTCCACGACGTCCGGGAGCCCGCACGCGCACCGGTGCGCGACGGCGCGCAGGCCGCGCGGCGGCCGGCCGAGCTGCGCCTCGACGGCGGCCCGGTCGTCCTCGGAGATCACTTGCGGAGCTGTGCTTTCGGACGCGGCGCGGTGCCCGCCGCCTCGACGGTGCCCCAGAGCCGCGAGTACCACGGCCCCTCGCCGCCGACCGCCTTGCCGGCGGGCGTGCCGGCACCGACCGGAGCGGGCGTCGGGGACGGGGTGAGGAGGATGTAAGGCACCTCGCCAGGCCGCACGAAGTGGAGACGCTCGCGGGCGAGCTGCTCGACGTACGCGGGGTCCTGAAGTCGCTGCTTCTGCGCCTCCAGCGCGTCCACCCGCGCCTGCGCCTGCTGCTGCTTCGCGCGCAGCTGCGCGACCTTGCCGCGCTGCGCGACGTACTGCCGCAGCGGCACCGTCAACGCCAGCGCGAGCACGCAGAGCACCGCCGCGAGGATCGCGGCGCGAGTCGTGATGGCGGTGCGCTTCGCGCCGGGCTCGGGCTTCGGAACGGTGGGCGTGCCGACTCCCTGCGTGCGCCGCCGCGCGTCGGGCCGCCGCGTCGACGGCTTGCGTCGCGCGGGCCCGGTCGGGCGCTTGGTCAAGCCTTGACCTCGAAGCGCGGGAACGCCGAGCGGCCCGCGTAGCGCGCCGCGTCGTCGAGCTCCTCCTCGATGCGGAGGAGCTGGTTGTACTTCGCCACGCGCTCCGACCGCGCGGGCGCGCCGGACTTGATCTGCCCGCAGTCGAGCGCGACGGCGAGGTCGGCGATCGTCGTGTCCTCGGTCTCGCCCGAGCGGTGGCTCATCATCGACGTGTAGCCGGAACGGTGCGCCAGCACGACCGCGTCGAGCGTCTCGGTGAGGGTGCCGATCTGGTTGACCTTGACGAGCAGGGAGTTGGCGCAGCGCTCGGTGATGCCGCGCGCGAGCCGCGCCGGGTTGGTGACGAACAGGTCGTCGCCGACCAGCTGCACCGTCGTACCCAGCTCCTCGGTCACACCGCGCCAGCCGTCCCAGTCCTCCTCGCTCATCGGGTCCTCGATCGAGACGATCGGGTACGCCGCGACGAGGCCCGCGTAGTACGCCGCCATCTCCGTCGCGGACTTCGCGGCACCCTCGAACTGGTAGGCGCCGTCCGAGTAGAACTCCGTCGCCGCGACGTCGAGCGCGAGAGCCACGTCCTGCCCGGGCACGAAGCCGGCCTTCTCGATCGCCTCGACGATGAGGTCGAGCGCGTCGCGGTTGGCCGGCAGGTCGGGCGCGAAGCCTCCCTCGTCGCCGATGGCAGTCGTGAGCCCGCGCGCCTTCAGCACCGACTTCAGCGCGTGGTAGACCTCGGCGCCCCAGCGCAGCGCCTCGCGGAACGTCGCCGCCCCCACCGGCGCGACCATGAACTCCTGGATGTCGACGTTGGTGTCGGCGTGCGCGCCGCCGTTGAGGATGTTGAGCATCGGCACCGGAAGGACGTGCGCGGTCGCGCCGCCGACGTAGCGGAACAGTGGCAGCCCAGCGGACTCCGCGGCGGCCTTCGCGACCGCGAGCGACGCGCCGAGGACGGCGTTGGCTCCGAGCCTGCTCTTGTCGGGCGTGCCGTCGAGGTCGATGAGCGCCTGGTCCACGAGCCGCTGCTCCGACGCCTCGAAGCCGAGCAGCGCGTCTGCGATCTCGTCGTCGACCGCGGTCACGGCGTTCTCGACGCCCTTGCCGCCGAAGCGGTCGCCGCCGTCGCGCAGCTCCACCGCCTCGAACGCGCCGGTGCTCGCGCCGCTGGGCACCGCCGCGCGGGCGATCGTGCCGTCTTCGAGGGCGACCTCGACCTCGACGGTGGGGTTGCCGCGGGAGTCCAGGATCTCCCTGCCTGCTACGGCCTCGATGGACGCCAACGCCTCGCTCCTCGCTGTCGGGTGAGGAGCCCAGCGTACCGACCGGGCAGCTAGCTGAACGTGAAGCCGGTCACT is a window from the Frankiaceae bacterium genome containing:
- a CDS encoding GH25 family lysozyme — translated: MRRRWVVAAGVVVALGAGAAIGRYVWLPSYRPSLRAGETYGLDVSHHQGPIDWARVKGDGIAFAYVKATEGGDHVDTRFSDNWSGAGSAGVERGAYHFFTLCTPGVRQAQHFLATVPDGPALPPALDLELAGNCAARPPAQDVRAEVTAFAEVVEQARGQRVLLYVGDDFAERYFRDLGGREQWVPRVLRRPGGEWRVWQASAWARVDGVAGPVDLDVRRSP
- a CDS encoding diiron oxygenase — encoded protein: MDSDEVPYRSAFRLWDTRAWVRSKDHQSTAFDGGRAFFSPDVVPLLAVPESAALSPNAVQDVCARHLQWHLAMTEALEIGPVNDAVLVIREHAAFPKELRRDALRLYTDEAGHAEMCAAMADAVERATGIAAPETVPPFVRLVAETVAAAPAEIRDAVRLLAAFVSETLISATLTRVPYDDRVQDGVRRLVADHAEDERRHAVLFRDVFARYWPSLDPGVRRAAGVLVPGLVHAFLAPDTDDLVAAAAAHPEAFPDPVAAAEAATARAGANGAYAAAAEPTLRVLHEHGAFDDADVAAAFVASGLFPEIGGAGLRTREAALTP
- a CDS encoding ABC transporter ATP-binding protein: MPVIEVAGARKSFTRFRKPPHKAVDALDLSVAEGGVHGFLGPNGSGKTTTIRMLLGLVEPDAGDIRLLGRPVPEALPEVIGQVGALVETPLFFPQFSGRLNLELLADVAGLPRERVEEGLATVGLTERADDRVKAYSLGMKQRLGIAAALMKRPRLLILDEPSNGLDPAGIREVRELIRHLGSNGVTVFLSSHLLGEVEQVCDTVDILVRGRRIASGTVKDVLATKATGEVRVRIADLALAATTLETAGMTVTRAEDHLLVTGVTDPARVSEALAKKKQYVAELTPLAANLESVFLDLTEGNA
- a CDS encoding NAD(P)/FAD-dependent oxidoreductase, which produces MTARVLVIGGGYVGLYTALRLQRRLRRGEAEVTLVSPEPTMTYQPFLPEAAAGSIEPRHVVVPLRRVLRGTRVVTGEVVALDHATRTARVEPLRGSAYDLPYDVVVVAPGSVARTLPIPGLAENAVGFKTVGEAIYLRNSVLECLDVAASTQDPERRQRALTFVFVGAGYAGVEAFAELEDMAREAVRRYYPEIDWAETRWVLVEAAPRILGEIGPAMADYALERLRKRGMDVRLETRLESAVDGVCVLSDGTSFPADTLVWTAGVKAHPALASYAGLPLDDRGRLRARADLRVEGVDGAWTAGDCAAVPDLTRPGELCGPTAQHAVRQASRLADNLVTVLRGGAPEPYRHKNAGSVASLGLHKGVAQVYGVRLRGWPAWFMHRTYHVSRVPTLNRKVRVVADWTLALFFRRDIVSLGALHDPRGRFPG
- a CDS encoding Ppx/GppA phosphatase family protein — encoded protein: MTRVAAVDCGTNSIRLLVADVVEGRLVDVHREMRIVRLGQGVDRTGMLAPDALERTFAALRSYVPLMAGAERVRMVATSATRDAANALEFVEGCAAILGVSPEVVAGEEEARLSFLGATAELDLPAPYAVCDIGGGSTEFVLGTTGVEQAASVDVGCVRLTERRLRTDPPPDAELDAAVADVALALDGVDVEVGRAATFVGLAGSVTTVTALALGLTAYDPAAIHLARVSAERVEDVTARLLAMPRTERAALPVMHPGRVDVIGAGALVLREVMRRWSLPEVVASERDILDGIALSVAAPPG
- a CDS encoding dienelactone hydrolase family protein, with translation MGEQVTFASNGDSAEGYLAVPETGSGPGVIVIQEWWGLVPHIRSLADAFAGEGYVALAPDLYHGITTTEPDEAGKLLMGLAMDRAAKDIAGAARYLVARPETTGDKIGAVGFCMGGSLALWSATLAPEIVAAVGFYPAIPWQHMSPDWPSYDGKAAQIHAAEGDGGPEAEGIQQARAAIEAAGGTVDVFGYPGTEHAFFNDSRPEVYDAVAAAQAWGRTLALFQDRL
- a CDS encoding ABC transporter permease subunit, whose protein sequence is MTGLLRSEVRRLTSRRLARYVAIAVFAITILTLGRIFLTSTRHVDPRVQQIAAQQQEQDRIYCEEAKQRGEIPQDEDCALMVGTYFDDPRLHARTALPGGVKTVAVSVGLLALVLGASYVGADWHIGTMQALLFWEPRRGRVMAAKAVALLGVVAAFSVVFHLVVYTGLYVIGATRGTTDGVTGGLHLSNLLTAGRGLVFGAVMALVGYAIAGLARNTVAALVAAFVYVVAVENAVRGLRPGWQRYLLTENTVALLNKEMSVAPARAKQLVDFSGEQAQYVLTSGRAALTLALYVTLLVGAFYLSFTRRDVT
- a CDS encoding uracil-DNA glycosylase, translated to MAYVVPGAEHPAEVASRLTPVAYEPPDVVRLAASAMSPGHLDSRVSVCRACPRLVEWRERVADERRASFAGETYWGRPVPSWGPARARIVVIGLAPAAHGGNRTGRIFTGDRSGDWLYAALHRAGLAARPTSTYAGDGQELIDTRIVAAVHCAPPANKPTTEERDACRPWLERDLELLAPSLRVAVVLGGFAWAAAFPALRNAGYRVPTRVARFGHGAEVEAGQVSVLGCYHPSQQNTFTGRLTEPMLDDVFARATKLAGLR